A genomic window from Cryobacterium sp. SO2 includes:
- the pth gene encoding aminoacyl-tRNA hydrolase gives MDENLWLVVGLGNPGPGYAGNRHNVGHMVTAVLADRLRANFKNHKANASVAEGRSVPGGPKLILAKPNSFMNLSGGPVAGLLRFYSLDVSRLIVVHDELDLPFDTLKIKVGGGHGGHNGVRDIISAAGSNEFTRIRMGIGRPPGRQNAADFVLHDFSSTERATLPIMLEDAADAIEMIAFDGVTAAQQKFHAPPA, from the coding sequence CTGGACGAGAATCTCTGGCTCGTAGTCGGGCTCGGTAACCCCGGGCCCGGCTACGCCGGTAATCGCCACAACGTGGGCCACATGGTGACAGCCGTGCTGGCCGACCGCCTGCGCGCGAACTTCAAGAACCACAAGGCGAACGCCTCCGTCGCCGAAGGCCGCAGCGTCCCCGGCGGCCCCAAGCTCATCCTGGCCAAGCCAAACAGCTTCATGAACCTCTCCGGCGGCCCCGTCGCGGGCCTGCTGCGGTTCTACTCCCTCGATGTCTCCCGCCTGATCGTCGTACACGACGAGCTCGACCTGCCGTTCGACACCCTGAAGATCAAGGTGGGCGGCGGCCACGGCGGCCACAACGGGGTGCGGGACATCATCTCCGCCGCGGGCAGCAACGAATTCACCCGCATCCGGATGGGCATCGGCCGCCCGCCCGGCCGTCAGAACGCGGCCGACTTCGTGCTGCACGACTTCAGCAGCACCGAGCGGGCGACCCTGCCGATCATGCTCGAGGATGCCGCGGACGCCATCGAGATGATCGCCTTCGACGGTGTCACCGCGGCCCAGCAGAAGTTCCACGCTCCGCCCGCCTAG
- a CDS encoding 50S ribosomal protein L25/general stress protein Ctc produces MAEAKNNNNKIAADARVSFGKGAARKLRVLGKIPAVIYGHGTDPVHVALPAHEIGLLLRRANAVLELDVEGTTHLTLVKDVQKDPVRQIIEHLDLIVIRKGEKVQVEVAVHVTGEPAAGTTADLDAKTLLLEVEATNIPQSVSVDVEGLEDGALIHASEITLPEGASLISDPEMVVVGVHLPAEEEEEETATEEAPAEEAAAE; encoded by the coding sequence ATGGCTGAGGCCAAGAACAACAACAACAAGATCGCCGCTGACGCCCGCGTCAGCTTCGGCAAGGGCGCTGCCCGCAAGCTGCGCGTGCTCGGCAAGATCCCCGCCGTGATCTACGGTCACGGCACCGACCCCGTGCACGTGGCCCTGCCGGCCCACGAGATCGGCCTGCTGCTGCGTCGTGCGAACGCCGTGCTGGAGCTCGACGTCGAGGGCACCACTCACCTGACCCTGGTCAAGGATGTGCAGAAGGACCCGGTTCGCCAGATCATCGAGCACCTCGACCTCATCGTCATCCGCAAGGGTGAAAAGGTCCAGGTCGAGGTCGCCGTGCACGTCACCGGTGAGCCCGCCGCCGGCACCACCGCCGACCTCGACGCCAAGACCCTGCTGCTCGAGGTCGAAGCCACCAACATCCCGCAGAGCGTCAGCGTCGATGTCGAGGGCCTCGAAGACGGCGCCCTCATCCACGCCAGCGAGATCACGCTGCCCGAGGGCGCGTCGCTCATCTCCGACCCCGAGATGGTTGTCGTCGGTGTGCACCTGCCGGCCGAGGAAGAGGAAGAGGAGACCGCCACCGAGGAGGCTCCCGCCGAGGAAGCTGCCGCAGAGTAG
- a CDS encoding FCD domain-containing protein, whose product MASLHTRVTEDVGRSIVDGAVPAGAVLLSDEIERRQGVSRSVIREAIRVLGSMGLVESVKRVGIRVLPAESWNVYDPTLIRWRLLGPGKGDQLRSLTELRSAVEPMAAELAARHADPSVSAELIEVAELMRVVGSSGDVSRFLELDIRFHRLVLQGSGNEMFAKLDEPIAAVLSGRTDLGLMPDHPHENTLQLHADVADAVAGGHPGQAREAMELIMRRTYAEVQPTWTAASGQ is encoded by the coding sequence ATGGCCAGCCTGCACACCCGAGTGACCGAAGACGTCGGACGGTCCATCGTCGACGGCGCGGTTCCGGCGGGGGCCGTGCTGCTCTCCGATGAGATCGAGCGCCGGCAGGGAGTGAGCCGGTCCGTCATCCGGGAGGCCATCAGGGTGCTGGGGTCGATGGGGCTCGTCGAGTCCGTCAAACGGGTCGGCATCAGGGTTCTGCCGGCGGAGAGCTGGAACGTCTACGACCCCACCCTCATCCGCTGGCGCCTGCTCGGGCCCGGCAAGGGAGACCAGCTGCGGTCACTGACCGAGCTCCGCTCCGCCGTGGAACCGATGGCGGCAGAGTTGGCGGCCAGGCACGCGGACCCCTCCGTCTCCGCCGAGCTGATCGAGGTGGCCGAGCTGATGCGCGTCGTGGGGTCCTCCGGTGACGTGTCCAGGTTCCTCGAGCTCGACATCCGCTTTCACCGGCTGGTGCTGCAGGGGTCGGGCAACGAGATGTTCGCCAAGCTCGACGAGCCCATCGCGGCGGTGCTGTCCGGGCGCACCGACCTGGGCCTGATGCCCGACCATCCGCACGAGAACACCCTGCAGCTGCACGCGGACGTGGCCGACGCGGTCGCGGGCGGCCACCCCGGGCAGGCCAGGGAGGCGATGGAGCTCATCATGCGTCGCACCTACGCGGAGGTCCAACCGACCTGGACGGCCGCATCCGGTCAATAA
- the gndA gene encoding NADP-dependent phosphogluconate dehydrogenase has translation MCVSETGSANIGVVGLAVMGSNLARNLASREGNTVAVYNRSPERTRLLTDEHPEAGFVASETIEEFVASLKTPRTAIIMVQAGKGTDAVISQLTELFEPGDIIVDGGNALFTDTLRREKAVRETGINFVGAGISGGEEGALKGPSIMPGGSAEAYVTLGPILESIAAVVDGVPCVTHVGTDGAGHFVKMIHNGIEYADMQLIGEAYDLIRRGTGKTPVEISEIFTEWNKGDLESYLIEITAEVLKQVDAKTGQPLVDVILDQAGSKGTGVWTVQTALDLGIPVSGIAEAVFARSVSSKPAQRAAAAALPGPTANPVEDVDGFIEGVRQALYASKIIAYSQGFDAIVAGAEQYNWDIKKGDIAKIWRGGCIIRARFLNRITEAYTENPGLVSLVTAPFFTDVVAKAQDSWRNVVADAAHAGIPAPVFASSLAYYDSLRADRLPAALTQGQRDFFGAHTYKRVDMEGTFHTLWSGDRSEIVTEGSSH, from the coding sequence ATTTGCGTGTCAGAAACCGGTTCAGCAAACATCGGCGTCGTCGGACTGGCGGTGATGGGCTCCAACCTCGCCCGCAACCTCGCCAGCCGCGAAGGCAACACCGTCGCGGTGTACAACCGCTCCCCCGAGCGCACCCGGCTGCTCACCGACGAGCACCCCGAGGCCGGTTTTGTGGCCTCGGAGACCATCGAGGAGTTCGTCGCGTCGCTGAAGACCCCGCGCACGGCGATCATCATGGTTCAGGCCGGCAAGGGCACCGACGCCGTGATCAGCCAGCTGACCGAGCTCTTCGAGCCCGGCGACATCATCGTCGACGGCGGCAACGCCCTGTTCACCGACACCCTGCGCCGCGAGAAGGCCGTGCGCGAGACCGGCATCAACTTCGTCGGCGCCGGCATCTCCGGCGGCGAAGAGGGCGCCCTCAAGGGCCCGAGCATCATGCCCGGCGGCTCCGCCGAGGCGTACGTCACCCTCGGCCCGATCCTCGAATCCATCGCCGCGGTCGTCGACGGCGTGCCCTGCGTCACCCACGTCGGCACCGACGGCGCCGGCCACTTCGTCAAGATGATCCACAACGGCATCGAGTACGCCGACATGCAGCTCATCGGCGAGGCCTACGACCTCATCCGGCGCGGTACCGGCAAGACCCCGGTCGAGATCTCCGAGATCTTCACCGAGTGGAACAAGGGCGACCTCGAGAGCTACCTCATCGAGATCACCGCTGAAGTCCTCAAGCAGGTCGACGCCAAGACCGGCCAGCCTCTCGTCGACGTGATCCTCGACCAGGCCGGCAGCAAGGGCACCGGCGTCTGGACCGTGCAGACCGCATTGGACCTCGGCATCCCCGTCTCCGGCATCGCCGAGGCCGTGTTCGCCCGCTCCGTCTCCTCCAAGCCCGCGCAGCGTGCCGCCGCGGCCGCCCTTCCCGGCCCGACCGCGAACCCGGTCGAGGACGTGGACGGCTTCATCGAGGGTGTTCGCCAGGCGCTCTACGCGTCGAAGATCATCGCGTACTCGCAGGGCTTCGACGCCATCGTCGCCGGCGCCGAGCAGTACAACTGGGACATCAAGAAGGGCGACATCGCGAAGATCTGGCGCGGCGGCTGCATCATCCGCGCCCGCTTCCTCAACCGCATCACCGAGGCCTACACCGAGAACCCCGGGCTCGTCTCACTCGTCACCGCCCCGTTCTTCACGGATGTCGTCGCCAAGGCGCAGGACTCCTGGCGCAACGTCGTCGCCGACGCCGCTCACGCCGGCATCCCCGCGCCGGTGTTCGCGTCGTCGCTGGCGTACTACGACAGCCTGCGTGCCGACCGCCTCCCCGCGGCACTCACCCAGGGCCAGCGCGACTTCTTCGGTGCGCACACCTACAAGCGCGTCGACATGGAAGGCACCTTCCACACCCTGTGGTCCGGCGACCGCAGCGAGATCGTCACCGAGGGCTCCTCACACTAG
- a CDS encoding APC family permease encodes MNDRNEPDNPAALQRHLGTGSAIVVGLAAMIGAGVFYVWVPAASAAGSGLLIGLVLAGLIASLNALSSAQLAMSHPVSGGAYAFGRATLGPWWGFSAGWLFLAGKTASAGAIALILGGYLWPGQARLVAVLALLVMGAVNLAGIRSTARLSALVVFLVLGGLAVLVVVVGAGLVGGARAAVFHPGTLVDAGWSGILQSAGLLFFAFAGYARMATLGEEVRDPRRSLPRAIVIALGLALLVYGVIGWLCIIVLGPAALTTSASPLADLVGGTEPWSGIIRLLAAVACLGSLAGILAGLSRTGLAMAREGDLPGGLSRVSVTRQTPVTAEVSVGLVAILGVLVLDPAQLVGFSACAVLVYYAIAHLAALRQPRAERWLPRAVQYLGVAGCLLLAVTLPWPGVLAAIAWLALGLLGRALRLSRAARRARRPRPARHP; translated from the coding sequence GTGAACGACCGAAACGAACCGGACAACCCGGCTGCGCTGCAGCGGCACCTCGGCACGGGTAGCGCGATCGTCGTCGGCCTGGCCGCCATGATCGGCGCCGGGGTCTTCTACGTCTGGGTTCCGGCAGCGTCCGCGGCCGGCTCCGGCCTGCTCATCGGGCTCGTGCTGGCCGGGCTCATCGCGTCGCTGAATGCCCTGAGCTCCGCGCAACTGGCGATGAGCCATCCGGTCTCGGGCGGGGCCTACGCCTTCGGCCGGGCGACCCTCGGCCCGTGGTGGGGTTTCTCGGCCGGTTGGTTGTTCCTGGCCGGCAAGACGGCGTCGGCCGGTGCCATCGCCCTGATCCTGGGCGGCTATCTGTGGCCGGGGCAAGCCAGGCTCGTGGCCGTGCTCGCCCTGCTCGTGATGGGAGCTGTGAACCTGGCCGGCATCCGCAGCACGGCCAGGCTCAGCGCACTGGTGGTCTTCCTCGTGCTCGGCGGACTGGCCGTGTTGGTGGTTGTGGTCGGCGCCGGCCTCGTCGGCGGAGCCCGCGCGGCCGTCTTTCACCCCGGCACCCTGGTCGATGCCGGCTGGTCGGGCATCCTGCAGTCGGCCGGCCTGCTGTTCTTCGCCTTCGCGGGTTACGCGCGCATGGCCACGCTGGGGGAGGAGGTGCGTGACCCCCGCCGCAGTCTGCCCCGGGCGATCGTGATTGCTCTGGGCCTCGCCCTTCTGGTCTACGGGGTGATCGGCTGGCTCTGCATCATCGTGCTCGGACCGGCCGCCCTTACCACCTCTGCCTCGCCGCTGGCCGATCTGGTCGGTGGGACCGAGCCGTGGAGCGGCATCATCAGGCTGCTCGCCGCCGTGGCCTGCCTGGGCTCGCTCGCCGGCATCCTGGCCGGGCTCAGCCGCACCGGGCTGGCGATGGCGCGGGAGGGCGACCTGCCCGGCGGGCTCAGCCGCGTCTCGGTGACCCGGCAGACACCCGTCACGGCCGAGGTGAGCGTGGGCCTCGTCGCGATCCTCGGCGTGCTGGTGCTCGACCCGGCTCAACTGGTGGGCTTCTCGGCCTGCGCCGTGCTCGTCTACTACGCGATCGCGCATCTGGCCGCCCTGCGCCAGCCGCGTGCAGAGCGCTGGTTGCCTCGCGCAGTGCAGTACCTGGGCGTAGCGGGCTGCCTGCTCCTCGCAGTGACCCTGCCCTGGCCCGGAGTGCTCGCCGCGATCGCCTGGCTCGCCCTCGGCCTGCTCGGCCGCGCCCTGCGCCTGTCCCGCGCCGCCCGCCGCGCCAGGCGCCCCCGCCCCGCCCGCCACCCCTAA
- a CDS encoding DUF1905 domain-containing protein, which yields MSPDSDGRLPTGPTFTFTTTLWNTESMNAWVFVSLPQDQSADIRDLTDGLRTGFGSQRVRVALNGSRWETSIFPESGSGRFVLPVKKAIRTAEGIDVGDSATFTVELVL from the coding sequence ATGAGCCCCGACAGCGACGGCAGGCTCCCCACCGGGCCCACCTTCACCTTCACCACGACGCTGTGGAACACCGAGAGCATGAACGCCTGGGTCTTCGTGTCGCTTCCACAGGACCAGTCCGCGGACATCCGTGACCTCACCGACGGACTGCGCACCGGATTCGGCTCACAGCGGGTGCGGGTCGCCCTGAACGGCTCCCGGTGGGAGACCTCGATCTTCCCGGAGAGCGGGTCGGGCCGGTTCGTGTTGCCGGTGAAGAAGGCCATCCGCACGGCCGAGGGAATCGATGTGGGCGACTCGGCGACCTTCACCGTCGAACTCGTGCTCTGA
- a CDS encoding ribose-phosphate diphosphokinase, whose amino-acid sequence MPGIKSSGEKRLVLISGRAHPQLAIDIAAELDSELIPTDARTFANGEIYARFDESVRGCDAFVIQSHTNPINEWLMEQLIMVDALKRASAKRITVVAPFYPYARQDKKGRGREPISARLVADLFKVAGADRIMSVDLHAAQIQGFFDGPVDHLFAMPVLLEHFRAKLDPSTLTIVSPDMGRVRVADIWSDKLGAPLAIIHKRRDPLVPNQITVHEIVGDVKGRVCLIVDDLIDTGRTIVQAAEALVAAGAIGVVVAATHAVFSPPALDLLQNPAIQEVVVTDTLPIPEDKRFPTLTVLPIAPLLARAIHEVFDEGSVTSMFEGAA is encoded by the coding sequence GTGCCTGGAATCAAGAGCAGCGGCGAAAAGCGATTGGTGCTGATTTCGGGGCGAGCGCATCCACAACTCGCTATCGACATCGCCGCGGAGCTTGATTCGGAGCTGATCCCCACCGACGCGCGCACCTTCGCGAACGGTGAGATCTACGCCCGATTCGACGAGAGTGTGCGCGGTTGCGACGCCTTCGTCATCCAGTCGCACACCAACCCGATCAACGAGTGGCTGATGGAACAGCTCATCATGGTGGACGCGCTCAAGCGTGCGTCGGCCAAGCGCATCACCGTGGTCGCCCCGTTCTACCCGTACGCACGCCAGGACAAGAAGGGCCGCGGCCGCGAGCCGATCTCCGCCCGCCTCGTCGCCGACCTGTTCAAGGTCGCCGGCGCCGACCGCATCATGTCGGTCGACCTGCACGCCGCCCAGATCCAGGGCTTCTTCGACGGCCCTGTCGACCACCTCTTCGCCATGCCGGTGCTCCTCGAGCACTTCCGCGCCAAGCTTGACCCGTCCACCCTCACGATCGTGTCTCCGGACATGGGCCGGGTGCGTGTCGCCGACATCTGGAGCGACAAGCTCGGCGCCCCGCTGGCCATCATCCACAAGCGCCGCGACCCGCTGGTGCCCAACCAGATCACCGTGCACGAGATCGTCGGTGACGTGAAGGGCCGCGTCTGCCTGATCGTCGACGACCTGATCGACACCGGCCGCACCATCGTGCAGGCCGCTGAGGCTCTCGTGGCCGCCGGCGCCATCGGCGTGGTCGTGGCCGCGACGCACGCCGTGTTCAGCCCGCCCGCGCTCGACCTGCTGCAGAACCCGGCCATCCAGGAGGTCGTCGTCACCGACACCCTGCCGATCCCCGAGGACAAGCGTTTCCCCACGCTGACCGTGCTGCCGATCGCGCCGCTGCTGGCCCGCGCCATCCACGAGGTCTTCGACGAGGGTTCCGTCACGTCGATGTTCGAGGGCGCCGCGTAA
- the glmU gene encoding bifunctional UDP-N-acetylglucosamine diphosphorylase/glucosamine-1-phosphate N-acetyltransferase GlmU, translating into MTDSRLAVIVLAAGQGTRMKSSLPKLMHPLAGLPIISHVLATARALDAAYVVTVLRHERERLAELVTLDLPESLLVDQDEIPGTGRAVEQAVAALPADFDGDVLVISGDVPLLNAATLTNFIEAHRERAVSATVLSAFPGDVTGYGRIIRGVDGGFDRIVEHKDASEDERAVDEINAGVYLFGLSELRDQLARLTTDNVQGEKYLTDVIGLLRAAGSEVRAVPVADAWLVAGINDRAQLSDTAAKLNAVIVRGWQLAGVTVQDPATTWIDLKATLANDVTVLPGTQILGSTTVATGATIGPDTTLLDCEIGEGATVKRTDGTLAVIGAGATVGPFAYLRPGTWLGADGKIGTFVETKNAVIGEGSKVPHLSYVGDATVGVHSNVGAGTIFANYDGVNKNPSVIGSHVRTGSHNVFVAPIRIGDGAYTGAGTVVRKDVPAGSLAINVAPQRNMVGWVETNRPGTDAAIAASQSGD; encoded by the coding sequence GTGACCGATTCCCGTCTCGCCGTCATCGTGCTCGCCGCAGGGCAGGGCACCCGCATGAAGTCCAGCCTGCCGAAGCTCATGCATCCGCTGGCCGGCCTGCCGATCATCAGCCACGTGCTGGCGACCGCCAGGGCGCTGGATGCCGCGTACGTCGTGACCGTGCTGCGCCACGAACGCGAACGCCTCGCCGAGCTCGTGACCCTCGACCTGCCGGAGAGCCTGCTCGTCGACCAGGACGAGATCCCCGGCACCGGCCGTGCCGTTGAGCAGGCCGTCGCCGCCCTGCCGGCCGACTTCGACGGTGACGTGCTCGTGATCAGCGGCGACGTGCCGCTGCTGAACGCCGCCACCCTCACCAACTTCATCGAGGCACACCGGGAGCGGGCCGTGTCGGCCACCGTGCTGTCGGCGTTCCCCGGCGACGTCACCGGCTACGGGCGCATCATCCGCGGTGTCGACGGCGGCTTCGACCGCATCGTGGAGCACAAGGACGCCAGTGAAGACGAACGCGCCGTCGACGAGATCAACGCCGGCGTCTACCTCTTCGGCCTGTCCGAGCTGCGCGACCAGCTGGCCAGGCTCACCACCGACAACGTGCAGGGCGAGAAGTACCTCACCGACGTGATCGGGCTGCTGCGCGCCGCCGGCTCCGAGGTGCGGGCCGTGCCCGTCGCGGATGCCTGGCTCGTCGCCGGCATCAACGACCGGGCCCAGCTCAGCGACACCGCCGCCAAGCTCAACGCCGTCATCGTGCGCGGCTGGCAGCTGGCCGGCGTGACCGTGCAGGACCCCGCCACCACCTGGATCGACCTCAAGGCGACCCTCGCGAACGATGTGACCGTGCTGCCCGGCACTCAGATCCTCGGCTCCACCACCGTGGCCACCGGCGCCACCATCGGGCCGGACACCACCCTGCTGGACTGCGAGATCGGCGAGGGAGCCACGGTGAAGCGCACCGACGGCACGCTCGCGGTGATCGGCGCCGGTGCCACCGTCGGCCCGTTCGCCTACCTGCGGCCGGGCACCTGGCTGGGCGCCGACGGCAAGATCGGCACCTTCGTGGAGACCAAGAACGCCGTCATCGGCGAGGGCAGCAAGGTTCCGCACCTGAGCTACGTCGGCGATGCGACGGTCGGTGTGCACTCCAACGTCGGGGCCGGCACGATCTTCGCGAACTACGACGGCGTGAACAAGAACCCGTCCGTGATCGGGTCGCATGTGCGCACCGGGTCGCACAACGTGTTCGTCGCGCCGATTAGGATTGGAGACGGAGCCTACACGGGCGCCGGAACGGTCGTCCGCAAGGACGTGCCGGCCGGCTCGCTCGCGATCAACGTGGCTCCGCAACGCAATATGGTCGGTTGGGTAGAGACCAACAGGCCGGGAACAGACGCGGCGATAGCCGCGTCACAGAGCGGAGACTAG
- a CDS encoding MarR family transcriptional regulator: MPANDEVDRIVDAWLRERPDLDFAPLQVFSRVARLSKHLDRARRTAFSRSELDSWEFDVLSALRRAGAPYELSPKLLLQQTLVSSGTMTNRIDRLVERGLVTRRTDPNDGRGIFVGMTAGGLTRVDAAITRLVDAEAALLESLSGADQERLAALLRRLSLDFD; encoded by the coding sequence ATGCCTGCGAATGACGAAGTCGACCGGATCGTTGATGCCTGGCTGCGCGAACGCCCCGACCTGGATTTCGCACCCCTGCAGGTGTTTTCCCGCGTCGCCCGGCTGAGCAAACATCTGGACCGCGCCCGGCGCACAGCGTTCTCCCGCTCCGAACTGGACTCCTGGGAATTCGACGTGCTCTCGGCCCTCCGCCGCGCCGGCGCGCCCTACGAGCTGAGCCCGAAGCTGCTGCTGCAGCAGACCCTGGTCTCCAGCGGCACCATGACCAACCGCATCGACAGGCTCGTCGAACGCGGCCTGGTGACCAGGCGCACCGACCCCAACGACGGCCGCGGCATCTTCGTGGGCATGACGGCGGGCGGTCTCACCCGGGTGGATGCCGCGATCACCCGCCTGGTCGACGCCGAGGCCGCCCTGCTGGAGAGCCTCTCCGGCGCCGACCAGGAGCGCCTGGCCGCGCTGCTCCGCCGCCTGAGCCTGGACTTCGACTAG
- a CDS encoding ABC transporter permease subunit: MFDSLIDLLPEFWKAAGETLYIVGLTLLFGGFGGLVVGLGLYLTRAGSILANRGVFGVLNVLVNTIRPIPFIIFLAAVQPLTRAVVGTGIGNNAMIFTIALAAMFAMARIAEQNLLTVTPGVIEAARSVGAGPIRIIFTVLLPEALGPLILGYTFIFVALVDMSAVAGYVGGGGLGAFALLYGWRQFDPVVTWAAVLLIIVLVQLVQFLGNWLARKALRR; this comes from the coding sequence ATGTTCGACTCCCTCATCGACCTGCTGCCCGAATTCTGGAAGGCTGCAGGCGAGACCCTGTACATCGTCGGCCTCACCCTGCTCTTCGGCGGGTTCGGCGGCCTGGTCGTCGGCCTCGGCCTCTACCTCACCCGGGCGGGCAGCATCCTGGCCAACCGGGGCGTGTTCGGCGTGCTCAACGTGCTCGTCAACACCATCAGGCCCATCCCGTTCATCATCTTCCTGGCGGCCGTGCAACCGCTCACCCGCGCCGTGGTGGGCACCGGCATCGGCAACAACGCGATGATCTTCACGATCGCCCTCGCCGCCATGTTCGCGATGGCGCGGATCGCTGAGCAGAACCTGCTCACCGTGACGCCCGGCGTGATCGAAGCGGCCCGCAGCGTGGGTGCCGGCCCGATCCGCATCATCTTCACGGTGCTGCTGCCCGAGGCCCTCGGCCCGCTGATCCTCGGCTACACCTTCATCTTTGTGGCGCTCGTGGACATGTCGGCCGTGGCCGGGTATGTCGGCGGCGGCGGGCTGGGCGCGTTCGCGCTGCTCTACGGCTGGCGCCAGTTCGACCCCGTCGTCACCTGGGCGGCCGTGCTGCTGATCATCGTCTTGGTGCAGCTGGTGCAGTTCCTCGGAAACTGGCTGGCCCGCAAGGCGTTGCGGCGCTGA
- a CDS encoding methionine ABC transporter ATP-binding protein yields MPAPTPLVELRNVSKVYPATVKGAPDVTAIDDVSLTVDAGDVYGIIGYSGAGKSTLVRLVNVLERSTAGQILIDGRDVAGLPERELRPVRLGIGMIFQQFNLLNSRTVARNVAYPLEVAGRDKAGRATRVAEMLDFVGLADKAGSYPDQLSGGQKQRVGIARALATSPALLLADEATSALDPETTHEVLELLGRVNREFGVTIIVITHEMDVIQTLATKVAVMDKGRIIERGDVFDVFSNPQQAASARFVSTVVKGLPSVPELAVLRARHTGRIVTLAFREDTVDQTRVFGEFSRDGVAFQVVYGGINEIQGRPFGHLTLTLTGEDATIDAALDRVRALTTVTEVR; encoded by the coding sequence ATGCCCGCACCAACCCCGCTCGTCGAACTGAGAAATGTCAGCAAGGTGTACCCGGCCACCGTCAAGGGCGCACCGGATGTGACGGCCATCGACGACGTGAGCCTCACCGTCGACGCCGGCGACGTCTACGGCATCATCGGCTACTCCGGGGCGGGCAAGAGCACCCTCGTGCGCCTGGTGAACGTGCTCGAGCGCTCCACCGCCGGGCAGATCCTCATCGACGGCCGTGACGTCGCCGGCCTGCCCGAGCGGGAGCTGCGGCCGGTTCGGCTCGGCATCGGCATGATCTTCCAGCAGTTCAACCTGCTGAACTCCCGCACCGTCGCCCGCAACGTGGCGTATCCGCTCGAGGTCGCCGGCCGCGACAAGGCCGGTCGCGCCACGCGCGTCGCCGAGATGCTCGACTTCGTGGGCCTGGCCGACAAGGCTGGCTCCTACCCGGACCAGCTCTCCGGCGGTCAGAAGCAGCGCGTGGGCATCGCCCGCGCTCTGGCCACGTCGCCGGCCCTGCTGCTGGCCGACGAGGCCACCAGCGCCCTCGACCCGGAGACCACCCACGAGGTGCTCGAACTGCTCGGCCGGGTCAATCGCGAATTCGGGGTGACGATCATCGTGATCACCCACGAGATGGATGTCATCCAGACGCTGGCCACCAAGGTCGCCGTGATGGACAAGGGCCGCATCATCGAACGCGGCGACGTGTTCGACGTGTTCTCCAATCCGCAACAGGCGGCATCCGCCCGGTTCGTCTCGACGGTGGTGAAGGGGCTGCCCTCCGTGCCGGAGCTGGCCGTGCTGCGCGCCCGCCACACCGGTCGCATCGTCACCCTCGCCTTCCGCGAGGACACGGTCGACCAGACCCGGGTGTTCGGTGAGTTCTCCCGCGACGGCGTCGCGTTCCAGGTCGTCTACGGCGGCATCAACGAGATCCAGGGCCGCCCGTTCGGCCACCTCACCCTCACGCTGACCGGGGAGGACGCGACCATCGACGCCGCGCTCGACCGGGTGCGCGCGCTCACCACAGTCACCGAGGTGCGCTGA
- a CDS encoding MetQ/NlpA family ABC transporter substrate-binding protein has product MSAKILKKKNLWAALAVVPVVALLAGCAGASGGADDETVKIGVVGASDPYWADYTEAAAAEGITVEIVDFAEYTQPNPALTNGDIDINQFQHLVYLADYNVSSGEDLTPIGATAIYPLGLYSTKITDIADLGEGDTVAVPNDASNLARALLLLQSADLVTLKDGGSIFTTLDDVDTDKSKVTVTALEASLTATSLPDVDAAVINNDFVEKAGLKFEDALIKDDPSDESALPYVNVFATRAEDKDNKTYAKLVDIFQTTKAVTDGVLDVSGGSAVLATTSAADLQAALATVEEDTAAQK; this is encoded by the coding sequence GTGAGCGCGAAAATCCTGAAGAAGAAGAACCTCTGGGCGGCCCTGGCCGTCGTGCCCGTCGTGGCCCTGCTCGCCGGCTGCGCCGGTGCATCCGGAGGCGCTGACGATGAGACCGTGAAGATCGGCGTCGTCGGGGCCAGCGACCCGTACTGGGCCGACTACACCGAGGCCGCGGCGGCCGAGGGCATCACGGTGGAGATCGTCGACTTCGCCGAGTACACCCAGCCCAACCCCGCCCTCACCAACGGCGACATCGACATCAACCAGTTCCAGCACCTGGTCTACCTGGCCGACTACAACGTCTCCAGCGGCGAGGACCTCACGCCCATCGGCGCGACCGCGATCTACCCGCTCGGCCTGTACTCCACCAAGATCACCGACATCGCCGACCTCGGTGAGGGCGACACCGTTGCCGTCCCGAACGACGCGAGCAACCTGGCCCGCGCCCTCCTCCTGCTGCAGAGCGCCGACCTGGTGACCCTGAAAGACGGCGGATCCATCTTCACCACCCTCGACGACGTCGACACCGACAAGTCCAAGGTCACCGTCACGGCGCTCGAGGCCTCGCTCACCGCGACCTCGCTGCCCGATGTCGACGCCGCGGTCATCAACAACGACTTCGTCGAGAAGGCCGGACTCAAGTTCGAGGACGCCCTCATCAAGGACGACCCCTCCGACGAGTCCGCCCTCCCGTACGTGAACGTGTTCGCCACCCGCGCCGAGGACAAGGACAACAAGACCTACGCGAAGCTCGTCGACATCTTCCAGACCACGAAGGCCGTCACTGACGGCGTGCTCGACGTCTCCGGCGGATCCGCCGTGCTGGCGACCACGTCGGCCGCCGACCTGCAGGCCGCCCTGGCCACGGTCGAGGAAGACACCGCCGCACAGAAGTAG